From Chryseobacterium salivictor, a single genomic window includes:
- the proS gene encoding proline--tRNA ligase, with product MAKITSRAEDYSKWYNELVVQADLAENSGVRGCMVIKPYGYAIWEKMRDELDKKFKETGHQNAYFPLFIPKSYFEAEEQNAEGFAKECAVVTHYRLKTDPDNPKKLIVDPEAKLEEELIVRPTSEAIIWNTYKKWIQSYRDLPILINQWANVVRWEMRTRFFLRTAEFLWQEGHTAHATKEEAIEETEKMIHVYSDFVENFMGIPVIRGIKTASERFAGADETYCIEALMQDGKALQAGTSHFLGQNFGKAFDVKFTNKEGKIEHAWGTSWGTSTRLIGGLIMTHSDDLGLVLPPSLAPIQVVIVPIFKGEEQLNQINEVAFEIQEKLKAKGISVKYDNRTDNKPGWKFAEYELKGVPIRIAMGARDLQNKTVEIARRDNLTKETQPLENIEFYIEELLKTIQKDIFSKALNYRDSHITKVNSYDEFKKVLEEKGGFISAHWDGTAEEEEQIKNETKATIRCIPLNNELEDGISLITGKPSRQRVIFAKSY from the coding sequence ATGGCAAAAATTACTTCGAGAGCTGAAGATTATAGCAAATGGTATAATGAATTGGTTGTACAGGCTGATTTGGCAGAAAATTCCGGAGTCCGTGGCTGTATGGTTATTAAGCCTTATGGTTATGCAATTTGGGAAAAAATGCGGGATGAACTTGACAAAAAATTCAAAGAAACTGGTCATCAGAATGCCTATTTTCCTCTTTTTATTCCGAAGAGTTATTTCGAAGCCGAAGAACAGAATGCAGAAGGATTTGCAAAAGAATGTGCAGTTGTAACCCATTACCGTCTGAAAACAGATCCTGATAATCCTAAGAAATTAATTGTCGATCCTGAGGCAAAATTAGAAGAAGAACTCATTGTCCGTCCAACATCCGAAGCTATTATCTGGAATACCTATAAAAAATGGATTCAGTCTTACCGTGATTTACCAATTTTAATTAATCAATGGGCTAATGTGGTTCGGTGGGAAATGAGAACACGTTTCTTCTTGCGGACCGCAGAATTTCTTTGGCAGGAAGGACATACCGCGCATGCGACCAAAGAAGAAGCCATTGAAGAAACTGAAAAAATGATCCATGTATATTCAGACTTCGTAGAAAATTTCATGGGCATTCCTGTGATTAGAGGAATTAAAACCGCTTCAGAAAGATTTGCAGGTGCAGATGAAACTTATTGTATAGAAGCTTTGATGCAAGACGGAAAAGCTCTTCAGGCAGGAACATCTCACTTTTTAGGTCAAAATTTCGGTAAAGCATTTGATGTAAAATTCACCAATAAAGAAGGAAAAATCGAACATGCCTGGGGAACTTCCTGGGGAACTTCTACCCGATTAATCGGTGGTTTGATTATGACCCATTCTGATGATTTAGGATTGGTACTTCCTCCAAGTTTAGCACCAATTCAGGTGGTAATTGTTCCTATCTTTAAAGGGGAAGAACAATTAAACCAAATTAATGAAGTCGCATTTGAAATTCAGGAAAAATTAAAAGCCAAAGGCATTTCTGTGAAATACGATAACCGAACCGATAACAAACCGGGTTGGAAATTTGCAGAATATGAACTGAAAGGAGTACCTATCCGTATTGCAATGGGTGCCCGGGATTTACAAAATAAGACGGTAGAAATAGCGCGTAGAGATAATTTAACTAAAGAAACACAACCTTTAGAAAACATTGAGTTTTATATCGAGGAATTATTAAAAACAATCCAAAAAGATATTTTCTCTAAAGCATTAAATTATAGAGATTCGCACATCACGAAAGTGAATTCTTACGATGAATTTAAAAAAGTGCTCGAAGAAAAAGGTGGATTTATTTCTGCGCACTGGGACGGTACGGCTGAAGAAGAGGAGCAAATTAAAAACGAAACAAAAGCCACAATCCGTTGTATTCCTTTAAATAATGAATTGGAAGATGGCATCTCTTTAATTACCGGAAAACCTTCCAGACAAAGAGTGATTTTCGCAAAATCCTACTAG
- a CDS encoding prolyl-tRNA synthetase produces MKKITYKNSIGLLKSKAVLAIFGSFILASCGTTMGGYSETDGVYYDPNKDTIPEGIVMNNGNQVGNYYDYQQTDNQNKYLNSENRNQSWQDSMNSDWGNFTGTETYYTDWGYPYGFYSGFGMGFGFGSPWGFGGYYNPWRFGYSPFSGYYNPYYGYYNPYYGYSPYGYYSPYGYGGYNSYNAPRFNYKRSGSDGSGFRNGNSAVRQNSNQSSGFRNDNPRFNKPQNNTRYNSEQNNSQPRYRTSPQPNSTPRQNNTPRQEAPTYNQPSRNNSNGGGFRSGTSGGGFSSGSSSSSSGSTRSSGGFRR; encoded by the coding sequence ATGAAAAAAATTACTTATAAAAATTCAATTGGATTGCTGAAATCTAAAGCGGTTTTAGCAATATTCGGCAGTTTTATTTTAGCCTCTTGTGGTACGACAATGGGTGGTTATAGTGAGACCGATGGCGTATATTACGACCCTAATAAAGATACCATTCCAGAGGGAATTGTGATGAACAACGGAAATCAAGTGGGGAATTATTATGACTATCAGCAAACTGACAACCAAAACAAATATCTGAATTCCGAAAATAGAAATCAAAGTTGGCAAGATTCCATGAATTCCGATTGGGGGAATTTCACCGGAACCGAGACCTATTATACCGACTGGGGATATCCTTATGGATTTTATTCCGGATTTGGGATGGGCTTTGGATTTGGATCTCCTTGGGGATTTGGCGGTTATTATAATCCGTGGAGATTCGGCTACAGTCCTTTCTCCGGATATTACAATCCTTATTACGGCTACTATAATCCTTACTACGGTTACAGTCCTTACGGATACTATTCCCCATACGGATATGGTGGGTACAACAGTTATAACGCACCCCGATTTAATTATAAAAGAAGTGGCTCGGACGGTTCTGGATTTAGAAACGGTAATTCTGCGGTAAGGCAGAACAGTAATCAAAGTTCAGGTTTTAGAAATGATAATCCGAGATTTAATAAACCGCAGAATAATACACGGTATAATTCGGAACAAAATAACAGTCAACCAAGATATAGAACTTCGCCTCAACCGAATTCAACACCGAGACAAAATAATACGCCGAGACAGGAAGCACCTACTTATAACCAGCCAAGCAGAAATAATTCTAATGGTGGTGGTTTCAGATCCGGGACTTCAGGTGGCGGATTCAGCAGCGGATCATCCAGTTCGAGTTCTGGGTCTACAAGATCTTCAGGAGGTTTCAGACGATAA
- a CDS encoding OmpP1/FadL family transporter, which yields MIKKSFIILGISAAYFVNAQDISTLRNTAEIYSNSSLNGTAKYNAMAGSMGALGGDFSVLNSNPAGIGVSIASEMSGTLAIQNSKNTTSLAGKSIDYKVNRTDLGNVGGVMALKIDGSSPWKFVNIGVNYSNQSIEDYSETPGNNKVNFNLYNSDNQLVDNIAFVGHAYNRYGDLSKMSVAVGGNYDNRIYVGAGLNFHSAVIDQYDSAAFDSSTNNTSSIYNKQYTPFSETSNGFSASVGVIGKINSQFRLGAALETPTWWSISRVYNEYLNPTNGTYTEDRNLSSPMKATLSAAFVPNKNFAINVDYSLGLTKPKYKVYGNAETELNNFFSDHSKNLSEVKVGAEYRIQAFRLRGGYGFASSPFDSMSISAFTDSGSAANTSFNNLIVGKRSTIGAGIGYDFKSFYIDAAYQNLSSEYKSPFLRGFASNNTGYFSSDNDIIEIDAAIVSNVKNTRDNFFITLGWKF from the coding sequence ATGATTAAAAAGTCTTTTATAATTTTGGGGATTTCCGCAGCATATTTTGTGAATGCCCAGGATATTTCCACCCTTAGGAATACGGCAGAAATTTATTCTAATTCGTCTTTAAACGGAACAGCAAAATACAATGCAATGGCCGGATCTATGGGAGCTTTAGGTGGAGATTTTTCGGTATTAAACTCGAATCCGGCCGGAATTGGAGTGAGTATCGCAAGTGAAATGTCAGGAACTTTAGCTATTCAAAACAGTAAGAACACCACTTCATTAGCAGGAAAATCAATCGATTATAAAGTGAACCGCACTGACCTTGGAAATGTGGGAGGTGTTATGGCATTAAAAATTGATGGCTCTTCTCCATGGAAGTTTGTGAATATTGGAGTCAATTATTCCAACCAGTCAATTGAGGATTATTCTGAAACGCCGGGAAACAACAAAGTGAATTTCAATCTTTATAACAGCGATAATCAATTAGTTGATAATATTGCATTTGTAGGTCATGCCTACAACCGATATGGCGACCTTTCGAAAATGAGCGTTGCAGTTGGCGGAAATTATGACAACAGGATTTATGTTGGTGCAGGCTTAAATTTTCACAGTGCAGTTATTGACCAATACGATTCCGCTGCATTTGATTCCAGCACAAATAATACCAGCAGTATTTACAACAAACAATACACCCCATTTTCTGAAACCTCTAATGGTTTTTCTGCTTCCGTAGGTGTTATCGGAAAAATTAATTCACAGTTCAGATTAGGAGCAGCTTTAGAAACACCAACTTGGTGGAGTATTTCCAGAGTTTATAATGAATACTTAAATCCAACAAATGGCACTTACACCGAGGATAGAAATCTTTCTTCTCCGATGAAAGCGACTTTAAGTGCTGCTTTTGTTCCGAATAAAAACTTTGCAATCAACGTAGATTATAGTTTAGGTTTGACAAAGCCAAAATATAAAGTCTATGGAAATGCTGAAACTGAACTGAATAACTTCTTCAGTGACCATTCTAAAAATTTATCTGAAGTAAAAGTAGGAGCAGAGTACAGAATTCAGGCTTTCCGTTTAAGAGGAGGCTACGGTTTTGCCTCAAGCCCTTTTGATTCAATGAGTATTTCAGCATTTACAGATAGTGGATCTGCAGCAAATACCTCTTTTAATAATTTAATTGTAGGGAAGAGATCTACGATTGGCGCAGGAATCGGTTACGATTTCAAATCTTTCTACATTGATGCAGCATATCAAAATTTAAGTTCTGAATATAAAAGCCCTTTCCTGAGAGGATTTGCGAGTAATAATACAGGATATTTCTCCAGTGATAATGATATTATAGAAATCGATGCAGCAATTGTTTCAAACGTAAAAAATACGAGAGATAATTTCTTTATAACGCTCGGTTGGAAATTCTAA
- a CDS encoding ZIP family metal transporter: MIIILLILSVLIGVFLGKFFGDREKFAKNLLIVSAGFLITICLNEVFPEVYSGEHHNIGLWVIGGVLLQMLLENLTKGFEHGHFHDHSEGKNILPVALMVGLFIHAFLEGIPLANEDVILSPYLTGILVHNIPISFILGAFLVKNKKFSASAFLIISIFALASPLGLLLGKYFNPNLEVYFLALVGGIFLHISSVIIFESNKNHNVDWKKIGFVTLGVLLAMTSHLFHNH; the protein is encoded by the coding sequence ATGATTATTATTTTATTAATTCTCAGTGTTTTAATTGGGGTTTTTCTGGGAAAATTTTTCGGAGACCGGGAAAAATTCGCCAAAAATCTTTTGATTGTAAGCGCCGGATTTTTAATCACCATTTGTTTAAACGAGGTTTTTCCGGAAGTCTATTCGGGCGAACATCACAATATCGGACTTTGGGTTATTGGAGGCGTTTTGCTCCAGATGTTACTGGAAAATCTGACCAAAGGTTTTGAACACGGTCACTTTCATGATCATTCCGAAGGAAAAAACATTCTTCCTGTCGCTTTAATGGTTGGACTTTTTATTCATGCATTTTTAGAAGGAATTCCTTTGGCTAATGAAGACGTGATCTTGAGTCCTTATTTAACAGGGATTTTGGTTCATAATATTCCGATTTCATTTATTTTGGGCGCATTTTTGGTGAAGAATAAAAAATTCTCGGCTTCGGCTTTTCTGATTATTTCGATTTTCGCGTTGGCATCGCCTTTAGGCTTGCTTTTAGGCAAATATTTTAATCCAAATCTTGAAGTGTATTTTCTGGCTTTGGTAGGCGGAATATTTCTTCATATTTCGTCGGTTATTATTTTCGAAAGCAATAAAAATCACAATGTCGACTGGAAGAAAATTGGTTTTGTAACATTAGGTGTTTTGCTTGCAATGACCAGTCATCTTTTCCATAATCATTAA
- a CDS encoding class I SAM-dependent methyltransferase yields MAWFETWFDTPYYHILYKDRDFAEAENFITLLISNLNIPKDSKIIDLACGKGRHSVFLNKMGYEVLGLDLSPQSIEHNKQFENSDLKFEVHDMRAEIFPELSVEKADAVLNLFTSFGYFEDENDDRKVFQSISNILKDDGYFVLDFLNAKWVENTLIKEDQTTKEGIDFTIKKKIEDQHVIKDIFFKDQGKDYHFFEKVKLHTLEEINSYALEFGFERVQIFGDYHLNEFNLESSPRCINVFKKKSHD; encoded by the coding sequence ATGGCATGGTTTGAAACTTGGTTTGATACTCCTTATTATCACATTCTTTATAAAGACAGAGATTTTGCAGAAGCAGAAAACTTCATCACTCTGCTAATCAGTAACTTAAATATTCCGAAAGATTCGAAAATTATTGACCTGGCTTGTGGAAAAGGACGACATTCGGTTTTTTTGAACAAAATGGGTTACGAAGTTTTAGGTTTAGATTTATCTCCGCAGAGCATTGAACACAATAAACAGTTCGAAAATTCGGATTTGAAATTTGAAGTTCATGATATGCGCGCAGAAATTTTTCCTGAATTATCAGTAGAAAAAGCAGATGCTGTTTTGAATCTTTTTACCAGTTTTGGATATTTCGAAGATGAAAATGATGACAGAAAGGTTTTTCAATCAATCTCCAATATTTTGAAAGACGACGGTTATTTTGTTCTGGATTTCCTGAATGCGAAATGGGTCGAAAATACTTTAATTAAAGAAGATCAAACAACTAAAGAAGGCATTGATTTTACAATTAAAAAGAAAATTGAAGACCAACACGTCATCAAAGATATCTTTTTTAAAGATCAGGGCAAGGATTATCATTTTTTCGAAAAAGTAAAACTGCACACTTTGGAAGAAATCAACAGTTATGCTCTGGAGTTTGGTTTTGAACGGGTTCAGATTTTCGGTGATTATCATCTGAATGAATTTAATTTGGAAAGTTCTCCGCGATGCATTAATGTTTTTAAAAAGAAAAGTCACGACTAA
- a CDS encoding THUMP domain-containing class I SAM-dependent RNA methyltransferase — protein MDTENLKIQIKTFFGLEEILAEEIRKLGGTNVEVKNRAVNVEGDLGFLYKINYSARTALKILVPVLTFKAWDENRFYDKLFDFPWDEYMTVDQTFAIDTTIYSERFSHSQFMAQKMKDAIVDFFKFKYNKRPSVDTQNPDVKIHLHIDRELVTISLDSSGDPLFKRGYRKEQGEAPLNEVLASGMLQLAGWDGKGNFLDPMCGSGTLLIEAAMIAMDLPAQTFRRRFGFQNWLNYDEELFKTIKEVRLNRVKEFTGKIIGYDIDSDMLHAARINIESAEMEDVIEVKHQDFFESKKELFPLMMVFNPPYDERIVINDDEFYAKIGDTFKKNYPNTLAWLISSDLDSLKRVGLRPSRKIKLFNGKLECRFMQYEMYEGTKKIHKLEGREGDS, from the coding sequence ATGGATACAGAAAATTTAAAAATACAGATTAAAACATTTTTCGGCCTCGAAGAAATTTTAGCAGAAGAAATCAGAAAACTCGGCGGAACAAATGTCGAAGTAAAAAACCGTGCAGTGAATGTCGAAGGCGATTTGGGCTTTCTTTACAAAATAAATTATTCAGCAAGAACGGCCTTGAAAATCTTAGTTCCCGTGCTCACTTTCAAAGCGTGGGACGAAAACCGTTTCTATGATAAATTGTTCGATTTTCCGTGGGATGAATATATGACGGTTGATCAGACTTTTGCAATTGACACTACGATTTATTCTGAGCGTTTTTCACATTCTCAGTTCATGGCTCAAAAAATGAAAGATGCGATTGTTGATTTCTTTAAATTTAAATACAACAAAAGACCAAGCGTTGATACGCAAAATCCAGATGTCAAAATACATCTTCATATTGACCGAGAATTGGTGACAATTTCGTTGGATTCTTCCGGCGATCCTTTATTTAAAAGAGGTTACCGAAAAGAACAGGGAGAAGCGCCATTGAATGAAGTGCTTGCTTCAGGAATGTTACAATTAGCAGGTTGGGATGGAAAAGGAAATTTCCTGGATCCAATGTGTGGTTCGGGAACCTTATTAATTGAAGCCGCCATGATTGCTATGGATTTACCGGCGCAGACTTTCCGTAGAAGATTCGGTTTTCAAAACTGGTTGAATTATGACGAAGAATTATTCAAAACAATTAAAGAAGTCCGTCTTAATCGTGTAAAAGAATTCACTGGAAAAATTATCGGTTACGATATCGACTCGGATATGCTTCACGCTGCGAGAATCAATATCGAATCTGCCGAAATGGAGGATGTTATCGAAGTAAAACATCAGGATTTCTTTGAATCTAAAAAAGAATTATTTCCATTAATGATGGTTTTCAATCCGCCTTATGATGAAAGAATTGTAATTAATGATGACGAGTTTTATGCTAAAATTGGTGATACTTTTAAGAAAAACTATCCAAATACTTTGGCTTGGCTAATTTCTTCAGATTTAGATTCATTGAAAAGAGTAGGATTGCGACCTTCACGTAAAATTAAACTGTTTAACGGAAAACTGGAATGTCGTTTTATGCAGTATGAAATGTATGAAGGGACGAAGAAAATTCATAAATTGGAAGGGAGAGAAGGAGACAGTTAA
- a CDS encoding glycosyltransferase — translation MQSISIIIAIYNRKDELFELLNSLSHQTDKDFEVIIVDDGSLINLRPTAELFNESLKIEFFRKENSGPGLSRNYGARRAKNDWLVFVDSDVIVEINYIQNIKKNISEIPCDAFGGADKAHKGFNLMQKAISYSMTSVFTTGGIRGGKKSVTKFQPRSFNMGVRKSAFEKVGGFSEMRIGEDPDLSMRLWENGFTTAFFDDIGVYHKRRVDFGKFSKQVYQFGCARPILNQRHPKYTKISFAFPSLFLLGYFLGFIEYFFFQKGLILGFYGLYTFIVFFHALYKTRNISIAAMAIISTYIQMFSYGYGFLKSWILLNVFRQKPEDAFPKHF, via the coding sequence ATGCAGTCAATCTCCATCATCATCGCTATCTACAACCGGAAAGACGAACTTTTCGAACTTCTCAATTCTTTATCCCACCAAACCGATAAAGATTTTGAAGTAATCATTGTTGATGACGGTTCGTTGATTAATTTGCGTCCGACTGCCGAATTGTTCAATGAAAGTTTAAAAATTGAGTTTTTCCGGAAAGAAAATTCCGGTCCGGGATTATCACGGAATTACGGAGCAAGAAGAGCCAAAAACGATTGGCTCGTTTTCGTTGATTCCGATGTGATTGTCGAAATCAATTATATTCAAAATATAAAAAAGAATATTTCCGAAATTCCGTGCGATGCTTTTGGTGGCGCAGACAAAGCCCACAAAGGATTTAATCTGATGCAAAAAGCCATTTCCTATTCCATGACTTCCGTTTTTACCACAGGCGGAATTCGTGGCGGTAAGAAGTCGGTAACTAAATTTCAACCCCGAAGTTTCAATATGGGCGTTCGGAAATCGGCTTTTGAAAAGGTTGGTGGTTTTTCCGAAATGCGCATTGGTGAAGATCCGGATCTTTCAATGCGACTTTGGGAGAACGGCTTCACGACAGCGTTTTTCGATGATATTGGTGTTTATCATAAACGCCGTGTCGACTTTGGAAAGTTCTCCAAACAAGTCTATCAATTTGGTTGTGCGCGCCCGATTCTCAATCAGCGCCATCCGAAATACACCAAGATTTCCTTTGCCTTTCCATCGCTTTTTTTACTGGGATATTTCCTCGGATTTATCGAGTATTTTTTCTTCCAAAAAGGACTGATTTTAGGTTTTTACGGACTCTACACGTTCATCGTTTTCTTCCATGCTTTATACAAAACCAGAAACATCAGCATTGCCGCAATGGCGATTATTTCTACATATATCCAAATGTTCTCCTACGGTTACGGTTTTCTGAAATCGTGGATTTTACTCAACGTTTTCCGCCAAAAACCCGAAGATGCATTTCCGAAACATTTTTAA
- the prmA gene encoding 50S ribosomal protein L11 methyltransferase yields the protein MQNYLEFNFKIEPLQPWNEILMAELIEIGFDSFTEEHDGILAYIQTELFKEEELKEVHLLQNPEIAISYTFQEMPNINWNEEWEKNFSPINVENKVSIRAEFHENQNLPHEIIIQPKMSFGTGHHATTYLMIQQMLDMDFKNKTVLDMGCGTSVLAIFAKQQGAGKTVAIDIDEWSVENSIENAARNNVELEISQGTADNLGSENFDIILANINRNILISDIPTYVAVLNNGGQLLLSGLCFFDVDDILEVCNEQKLTLKKKLQREEWVSLLLEK from the coding sequence ATGCAAAATTACTTAGAATTTAATTTTAAAATTGAGCCACTTCAACCTTGGAACGAGATTTTGATGGCAGAACTCATCGAAATCGGTTTCGACAGTTTTACTGAAGAACACGACGGGATTTTAGCCTACATTCAAACAGAACTTTTCAAAGAAGAAGAACTGAAAGAAGTTCATTTACTTCAAAATCCAGAAATTGCAATTTCCTACACTTTTCAGGAGATGCCGAATATCAACTGGAATGAAGAATGGGAAAAAAACTTTTCTCCGATCAACGTTGAAAACAAGGTTTCTATTCGTGCCGAATTTCATGAGAACCAAAACTTGCCGCACGAAATTATCATTCAGCCAAAAATGTCTTTCGGAACCGGACATCACGCGACAACTTATTTGATGATTCAGCAAATGCTCGACATGGATTTCAAAAACAAAACCGTTTTGGATATGGGTTGCGGAACTTCCGTTTTAGCGATTTTCGCCAAACAGCAGGGTGCCGGAAAAACCGTAGCAATAGATATCGATGAATGGTCAGTTGAAAATTCCATTGAAAACGCTGCACGAAATAACGTAGAGCTTGAAATTTCTCAAGGAACTGCCGATAATTTAGGAAGCGAAAATTTCGATATTATTTTAGCCAACATCAACAGAAATATTTTGATTTCAGATATTCCAACTTATGTTGCGGTTTTAAATAATGGCGGACAGTTATTGCTTTCCGGACTATGTTTCTTCGATGTAGATGATATTCTGGAGGTTTGTAATGAACAGAAACTGACTTTGAAAAAGAAATTACAAAGAGAAGAGTGGGTTTCTTTACTGTTAGAGAAATAA
- a CDS encoding ABC transporter substrate-binding protein: MKATFFTIFTLFLFLACKKESSAKLNDWQIISENVQFKDEGNVFHLKSGKFDYTVPMAKLPFKKVILLNASLVGYFTELNSEQNIIGISSPEYVYSKKVQQMISDGKIQNVGNEQKYNLEKIIALKPDVIFTNYIASFENTYDLIKKNGIEIIFLDEYLEQNPLEKLKYLVLFGKLFNREKKAVAHFEIIEKRYDSLKTVAKKSVNKPVVLANEMYGNQWFLPGGKSNLAQFISDANATYINAGSLDSKAIPMSFEEVFAKAQKAEYWVNIGNHVNKKELLQINQNYTKLPVFNDGKLYTVNGREVSKSNDYFESGVVRADLVLKDYIKIFHPELLPNYQLTYLRELK, encoded by the coding sequence ATGAAAGCGACTTTTTTTACAATTTTTACACTTTTTCTTTTTTTAGCCTGCAAAAAAGAAAGTTCTGCAAAACTGAACGACTGGCAAATCATCTCTGAAAATGTTCAGTTTAAAGATGAAGGCAATGTTTTTCACCTGAAATCAGGGAAATTCGATTATACTGTTCCCATGGCTAAACTTCCTTTTAAAAAGGTGATTTTGTTGAATGCAAGTTTGGTTGGTTATTTCACAGAACTTAATTCAGAACAAAATATCATCGGAATTTCCAGTCCGGAATATGTCTATTCGAAAAAAGTTCAACAAATGATTAGCGATGGAAAAATTCAAAATGTCGGAAATGAGCAGAAATATAATTTAGAGAAAATTATCGCTTTAAAACCTGACGTTATTTTCACCAATTACATCGCAAGTTTTGAGAATACCTATGATTTGATTAAGAAAAACGGAATCGAAATTATTTTCTTGGATGAATATTTAGAACAGAATCCTTTAGAAAAATTGAAATATTTAGTGTTGTTTGGGAAACTCTTTAACCGGGAAAAGAAGGCTGTTGCTCATTTTGAAATCATCGAAAAAAGGTATGATTCTTTGAAAACGGTAGCGAAAAAATCGGTGAATAAGCCGGTGGTTTTGGCCAATGAAATGTATGGCAACCAATGGTTTTTACCGGGCGGGAAATCTAATTTAGCTCAATTTATCTCTGATGCCAATGCAACTTATATTAATGCTGGCAGTTTAGATTCAAAAGCAATCCCGATGAGTTTTGAGGAAGTTTTTGCAAAAGCTCAAAAAGCTGAATATTGGGTGAATATTGGGAATCACGTCAATAAAAAAGAGCTCCTTCAGATTAATCAAAATTACACCAAACTTCCGGTTTTTAATGACGGCAAACTCTACACAGTTAATGGCAGAGAAGTCTCGAAATCAAATGATTACTTCGAAAGCGGAGTGGTGAGGGCCGATTTGGTGCTCAAAGATTATATCAAAATTTTTCATCCTGAATTGTTGCCAAATTATCAATTAACGTATTTAAGGGAGCTGAAGTAA
- the mtgA gene encoding monofunctional biosynthetic peptidoglycan transglycosylase, with the protein MWKKIKKLIYIIILANILFIVWGKFFNPPITFTQIGGLVEFGKLKRDYISYGEMGDNVKKAVIAAEDQRFFDHNGFDYQAIEKAMQHNQKGKKIRGGSTISQQTAKNVFLWQGRSWIRKGLEAVYTFIIELVWGKDVILERYLNSIEMGRGVFGVEAASKYYFNKSARDLTKSEAAWIATILPNPQKYDPKNPSPYLNKKHNRIMRQMNNITLK; encoded by the coding sequence ATGTGGAAGAAAATTAAAAAACTTATTTATATCATTATCCTGGCCAATATTCTGTTTATTGTCTGGGGTAAATTTTTTAATCCGCCCATTACTTTTACTCAAATCGGTGGTTTGGTAGAATTTGGAAAACTGAAAAGAGATTATATTTCTTACGGTGAAATGGGCGATAATGTAAAAAAGGCAGTGATTGCGGCAGAAGATCAAAGATTTTTTGATCATAACGGTTTCGATTATCAGGCGATTGAGAAAGCGATGCAGCATAATCAAAAGGGGAAAAAGATTCGTGGAGGAAGTACCATTTCCCAGCAGACGGCAAAAAATGTTTTCCTGTGGCAGGGTAGAAGCTGGATTAGAAAAGGTTTGGAAGCCGTTTACACCTTTATCATCGAATTGGTTTGGGGGAAAGATGTTATTCTGGAAAGATACCTGAATTCGATCGAGATGGGACGTGGCGTGTTTGGAGTTGAAGCTGCCTCAAAATATTACTTTAATAAAAGTGCCCGGGATTTAACCAAAAGTGAAGCAGCCTGGATTGCTACTATTTTACCAAATCCTCAAAAATACGATCCCAAAAATCCATCTCCTTATCTCAATAAAAAGCACAATAGGATTATGCGCCAAATGAATAACATTACGCTTAAATAA